The genomic DNA GGCGATCTCTCGCGCGTGCGCGCCAATCTCGTCAAGCAGGACACCCTGCACCAGCTGGCACTGCGCCTGCAGGTGTCGGAGGTGCTGCGCCTGGGCGAGGGCGAGTCCAAGTCCGGCGGCCAGTTGCGGCCGTCCATTCTGGCCGATGCCCTCGAAGCCCTGATTGGCGCCGTTTATCTGGACGCCGGTTACACCAGCGCCGAAGCGCTGGTGCACCGCCTGTTTGAGCGCGTGGAGATCAACCCCCAGATGCAGGCTGCCGCCAAGGACCCCAAGACCGCGTTGCAGGAGTGGCTCCAGGGCCGCAAAATGAAGCTGCCGCAATACAGCGTGGTGGCCACGGTAGGGGCGGCGCACCGC from Acidovorax sp. T1 includes the following:
- the rnc gene encoding ribonuclease III, translated to MQPALSALQNRLQHTFSNASLLQRAVTHRSFSADHNERLEFLGDSVLNLAVASLLYQRLSDLPEGDLSRVRANLVKQDTLHQLALRLQVSEVLRLGEGESKSGGQLRPSILADALEALIGAVYLDAGYTSAEALVHRLFERVEINPQMQAAAKDPKTALQEWLQGRKMKLPQYSVVATVGAAHRQTFDVECEITELGLAERGIGGSRRAGEQAAAAAMLATLKAKNL